A segment of the Strigops habroptila isolate Jane chromosome 23, bStrHab1.2.pri, whole genome shotgun sequence genome:
AACATCCTCCTGCTTCTAGAATACTCCCCATGGGAGGAAGCATTCCCCATGGGAGGAAGCATTCCCCATGGGAAGAAGCAAATGTGCTGCACACATGGACTGAGCCgaacttcccccccccccccctttagAGCTTCGTGCCCAAAGTGAATAGGAAGGAGCAGTGAGGCCGAAGCTCTGCGATGCTGGAGCCTCCTTCAAAGGGAGGGCGGCTGCTGGCTCTTGGCTTTCTGGGTGGCAGATGCCTTTGAGCAGATGCCATTGgctcctccttccttccagctGCTCTAAGAGGCTTTATCCTGCTCTTGCTGAGCTGGTTCGGTTGCAGGGAGGTCTctcaagctgctgctggaggtctggaagcagcagcttcaggcTCGGTGGCTGCAGAAGCCAAGTGCTGTGGCCAcgagcagagcaggggctgtggggggggCGAGGAAGCCTTGGCCCCCCCCTCAACGAGGTCCATGGGTTTCTGATGGCCACATTGTCTTCTCCTTCCAGGCTTTGAGATCACCATCGACCACCCCCATACGCACGTGGTGAAGTGCACGCAGTTGGTGcgaggtgggtgctggggacccTCACCTCCGCCGGGGAACCCCCTTGtagggctctgctgcagcacccgCGGGTGCACGGGGCTCCGAACCCCGCTTGCTGTGGGGCACTCGCACTGGGGGGGTGGTGCTGAGCGGCCTGTTTCGGgctgaaaggcagcaaaatcCCTCAGTTTACACACACTGAGcccctgctctttccttttctcttgcagcCAGCAAGGACTTGGCCCAAACTTCCTATTTCATGGCTACCAACAGGTTATTACTTTACAATCGCTTCATATTTGGCAGAGGGGAAACTGGAGGAGAAGTGGCACCAGAGACCACGGGGCAGCCTCGGAGCCACTGGCCTCGGCCCCGagcccttcctcctgctcagaACCAGCCGCAGCATCAGGATGGGCTGCTCAGAACCCGCTCGTGCGGGGAGCGAGGCAGCTGGGAAGGCTCGAACCCGCACCCAGAGCACAGAGCGGGGCTGGAGGTGCAAGGGTTGGGTCTCATGGCAGAGTTAGCCCCGAACTGGGCGCTCTGCAGGTCGGCCCCGGGGAGCGGCTGTACCCCAAAAAGGCTGCTGTAGAGGATAAAGGGGTGGCTGGATGCAGGCGTGAGGCCTCCCAAGGGAAAAGGAGAGTCTTGCTCCGGCTTGGCCAGAGAGCGGAGCCTTGGGAGCACCAGAAAGCCTTTGGGTTCCCCACTGGGAGAGCTGTGGCCTTAGGTCCtcgctgcagggctgctcccagcatTGCTTCCCCTGGATGAGCAGCCTCAGGAGCTCACGTTGGGAACACGGCGAGGTGCGGCCGTGGCAAAGAGCTCCCAGGAGTGATGGGAtgggagggaagagctgggatAGGCCCTGGCGGAGGCTGGTTCCCAGCCCGTGGCCCAGGGTGAGTGGTTGGTGAAGGCGGTCTCTAACCCGAGGGCTCCGTGTGGGTTTCCGGAGGGAAGGTGCTGTTGGTAACGTGTGTGTGGAGGGAAAGGCATCCCCGTGACGGGCTTTatccctgcagcagcaatggCAAACCCAAGGAATCAGGAGCTAAGGTTGGAACGGACAGAAACCCAGGCAGAAAGGAGCAAATGCAGCCTCCGTGTGGCCTTCCCGTGGTGCCAGGAGAGCCCAGAGGGAGGTGCTGAAGGGAGGAATTGGATCGAGCAGGCAGATAGAGATGTCTTAACGTTGGTTTCCTTCTGGCGGCGGCCCAGGGCTCCCTGAGAACCCAGCTCCACTTCTTACCTTGGCAGAGCGGCCAAAGGCTCCCAGTTCCCTGCCTTTGGCTCCGTGGTGCTCCGGAGGAGCAGTGACCTGCAGCTCTCTGCCCCTCCGCATTGCCCTGAGCAGTGTGCCCCGACCCGAGCGTGGGGAGGAGGTGCAGGTCCTGCCATTCCCATGGGAtgctccctgctccaggggCTCTGAGCCCGACGGGACCCCACGTTCCTGCAGGTAGAGAGCAGGATGTGTGCTCAGGGCATCGCTTCTCCCCTCTCACACCTCCGGGTGCTGGTGGCTGAGCTGTCCCTTGGGCCCCCCCGTCCCGCTGGTGCCACCCCCAGCTTCAGCGCTCTTCCTGAACTTGGGAAGAGCCACCCCCGGAGCTGCCCTTGGAactggctggagcagagccctCAGCAGGGCTCGGGGCTGGCAGAGCCGTGACCAGAGCTGCCTGGAGCCGAAATGAGCcgcagcaggagcagggatggcgAGCGCAGGGTCGGAGCGGGGGCAGGACCCCGCAGGGATGTCCCCACCATGTCCCCACCTCGTGCCGTGCTCAGTGGGCGCTGGTGAGTGCTGAGGGTCAGGCTGGGCACTTCAtggctttctgtttctctctccctgctggTGCCGTCAGCCTGCATCTGACCACCTTCAGCCTGCAGTACACCCCTCCCGTTGTGGCCTGCGTCTGTATCCACCTGGCTTGTAAGTGGTCCAACTGGGAGATCCCAGTCTCCACGGACGGGAAGCACTGGTGGGAATACGTTGATGGCACTGTAACTCTGGAGCTCTTAGATGGTAAGTTTGGGAGcgaggtttttttcccccccaaaacaaaggCTCTTACGTTGTGTTGGCATCTCTGGTCCTGGGTCTGCCAATGGGCGCTGCAGGGACTCCAGGGCTTCAGGTCTTGCCGAGgtttcagtgcagcagcagcagcagcttctgtggTGCAACAGGGATGGCAAAAGGCACGGAGTGAGATGAGTTTAAGCGTGGTCAGTGAGAGCAGCTCTCAGCATtccccctcctgcagcagctccgtggcAGCAGTAGCTCCAGCCAGCAGTGAGGAAGGGGTTGCCCTGAGCGGTGCTGTGCCGGCTGTGCCTCACCCAGGCCTCTGCCTTTGTGtctcctctgcagagctgaccCACGAGTTCCTGCAGATCCTGGAGAAGACTCCCAGCCGGCTCAAGCGCATCCGCAACTGGAGGGTAAGGACGTGCCCTGGTGTCCTCCGTGTGGCACCTGGGGGGGCAGTGGGAACAATGCGTCTCCAGCACCAAATTCGGCTCCGGTTGCTGTGTGGCGAAGGGAGATGTTGGGGTTTCAACCTCGCCACCGGGCTGGGGGCTTCTCCCACAAGCAGGGATGGGGCCAAAGCGGGTCTGTACGTGCGAGCTTGCCCCCAGCAGCCGTGGGGCCAGCCCCAAGTGACTCCGTGCTCTCCCCCAGGCCTCCCAAGCAGCCCGGAAGTCCAAGGCCGACGAACACGGCGACGACGAGAGCCTGTCGGAGCAGACCATCCTCAACATGATCTCCAGGAACAACAGCTCGGACATGAACATCGCAGGTCTGATGAGCATGTCCACGTCCTCCACGGCCGGCGCCGGAGCCGCGCTGCCACCCTCAGCCGAGTCCCCCAGCGAGCAGAGCAGCAGCGACgtgtcccagcagcaggagcactggTACCCCCCGCCCAAACTGGAGCCAGCCCAGAGCCACCGGACTAGTGAGAGCTGCGGTGCTGAGCACCCCgggcagcaggatggggccGCCTATCAGAAGCAGGGCAGCAAGAACACGCCGGCGGCCAAGGTGTCGCTCAAGGAGTACCGGGCCAAGCACGCCGAGGAGCTGGCGGCGCAGAAGAGGCAGCTGGAGAACATGGAGGCCAACGTGAGGTCCCAGTATGCCTACGCCGCTCAGAAcctgctggtgcagcagcagcgggaggCGCAGGACAGGGACCCCTCTCCCATCATCCTGAAGATCCCCATCGGAGGCCCCGAGAACCCCGAGAAGGGGGACAAAGCCTCAGCCCTGAAGCTGCGGCTCCCGGTGGCCGGTGGCGCCGGGGACAGGCCGCTGCCCTCCAAGCAGGAGGAGATCAAGATGCGCATCAAGGTGCCGGCGGCCGGGGACAGACACGGCTCCTCGGACGAGAGCAGCGGCAAGAGCCGGGAGCACAAGGAGAAGCACAAGGGCCACTCCtccaaccaccaccaccaccaccacaaccacCACTCGCACAAACACTTCCCCCCCCAGCTCGGCGCCGGGCCCAGCGGCGCCCTCGCCAAGCGCCCCGGGGACTCTAAGCACAGCGGCCAGCCCGGGGCTGGGCCCCACAAGAGCTACGGGCCcctctcctcatcctcctcctcctcttcctcctcctcctcgtcccGCAAGAGGCCTCTGCCCGAGGAGGCAACCACCGCAGCCCACGAGCACCAGCCCAAAGGCAGCAAAGCCTCCAAAGGCCCCGGGGCGCCCTTCCCGTACCCCCATCTCCCCACGGACGGGGGGGGCCTCCCCTTCGCCGCTGCTGGCAAAGCTCGGGGGCCCCACAGCAAACTGGACAAGGGGCCCTCGGGGGCCAACGGGCACAGCTCCAGCCAGGCCAGTGACTACCAGGACACAGTGAACATGCTGCACTCGCTGCTGAGCGCACAGGGCATGCAGCCCACCCCCCCGCCCGCCTTCGACTTCCACTCCTATGGGGAGCTCCTGAACCCCCCCCGGCCTTCCAGCAGCGCCAGAGCGGCCCCAAGCACGGACAAACCCCGGCCCCCTCCGCTGCCGTCAGAACCgccccccccgctgccccctCTGCCTAAGTAAacccaccccctccccccaaaacccccccttTTTACTACTGAGTCGGcccagcagccctgggctgccCCAAAGGGCTGTTTGGGCTCCACTGCCTCACGAGAGAACTATTTTATTATAATATAActtttattattgctatttaGAGCGGGCGTTGGTGAAGCTGTGAAAGGATCAAACCCCCTTGCTCTGGTccttgctccttccctcccccttcccccctccccccattGACCTGCAGTTAGTGGGGGGCTCGGTCCCTGCCCCCCCGTGGGGAacacacatgtgtgtgtgtgaggggggGGAATCTGgggggtatttaaaagatgtcaCAGAAAATTTAAGACgttttacaaataatttaagCAGTAACTTATATTTTAGTGCTTTGTTGCCTTTAATCCGCGGGGGGAGGGTGGTGTTGGGGGGGATAAGTGGGTTGGGAGAtgaaggggagggcagggagtgggggtgatggagctgctctgcttttgggaGCCTGGCTCCGTCCCTCACCCCCTGCTGCAGATCCCACTTCCAGACCCACCACCAGCGGGAACGGGGCTTTTAGGGGGTGTGTTGGGGTGGGTGGTGTTGAACACTTGGTGTGAGGCCGCTCTTTGGGGCAGAGCCCagaggctggcagggagcagcaagggGCTCAGGCACGGGGTGGGATCGCACCCGGGGGCACCCCCCGGGGCAGAGCAGCCCCATGCCGGGTGCTGGCCGTGCGGGGCTTGATCCGGAGGGAGCAGCGTTCCCACCCTCCCATAAACTCCTGTCCCCGTGCGCTTGGGAAGCTCTTGTTCCGCATCGAGCCCGGTTGTACGGCTGCGGACCCCCGGTGACCGGTCACCCCCGCCCCGCGGTGCCCCGGTCCCGCCAAGCACACGTGTCGATTTCCCGCCACGCCGCCCACACGTGACCCTGGGGGGCGTGGCTAATCCCTGCGGAGCGACAGCTGCTCCCGCCCCCCTCCGCGCCCACCGCTGATTGGCTGCCTGGCGGGCCAATGAGGTGTCGGGGCGGGCCGTGCGCTGAGGCAGCAGGGAGGCCGGACGGCAGCGAGGtaagatggcggcggcggcgcccgtCCCCAGCGCGGCCCGCGCAGCCCTTCCCCGCGGCACCTCCGCGCTGCCCCGGCCCCTGCACCGCGCCCCGGCCGCGGGaccgccccccccgccgccctccggcccggccgcgccgcccggGCCGCTCTCCGGAGCTTCCCCTCACGCCCGCCGCCCGCGGACAAAATGGCGGCGCCGGGGGcaggcgggcggcggggcctgCGCatgcgcggggccggggcgcggggcgggcggcggagcACGTGTGCGGCGGAAGGGACCGGATGGACCGGGatgggcgggggggggggggcaccggggacGCGGGGACGTGCCCGGAGGGACCGGAGCAGGGGATGGGCACCGGGGCGGGGGTGGcaccgggagcggggccgggtTGGGATGCTGAGCTCCCGTGTCCCCCCCTGAGCTCCCGGTCCCTCCGCAGCTCGGCAGCATGAACCGGATCCGCATCCACGTGTTGCCATCGAGCCGCGGGCGCCTCCCGCCGGTGCCGCGGGCGCAGGAGCCGCTGGCGTGTGCGTTCACCCCGCGGgcctgctcccagccccgcCTGGACGGGCAGGACTTCTGCATCAAGCACATCCTGGAGGACAGGACCGCCCCCTTCAAGCAGTGCAGTTACGTGTCGGCCAAGAACGGGAGGCGCTGCCCCAACGCGGCGCCCAAGACGGAGAAGAAGGATGGGTGAGTGCCCCCCGCGCCGGGCAGGAGGAGCTCCTCCTCGttcttctgctcctcagcccAGTGCTTGTCTCTTTAGGAGGTGTTTTGAAGCCAGGGAAGGGCTCTGAGCGCTGGCTGCTCTGTGGGGTTGGCTCACTCCTGCTCGCTGTGCCTGTGATGCGGGTCCTGGTCAGAGCTCATTGAGCC
Coding sequences within it:
- the CCNT1 gene encoding cyclin-T1 isoform X3 produces the protein MEAAAGGGAGGSAGRRWYFSREQLDRSPSRRAGLDPDKELSYRQQAANLLQEMGQRLNVSQLTINTAIVYMHRFYMVQSFTQFHRNAVVPAALFLAAKVEEQPRKLEHVIKVARACLHPLEAPLEPKSEAYLQQAQDLVILESIILQTLGFEITIDHPHTHVVKCTQLVRASKDLAQTSYFMATNRADPRVPADPGEDSQPAQAHPQLEGLPSSPEVQGRRTRRRREPVGADHPQHDLQEQQLGHEHRRSDEHVHVLHGRRRSRAATLSRVPQRAEQQRRVPAAGALVPPAQTGASPEPPD
- the CCNT1 gene encoding cyclin-T1 isoform X1 → MEAAAGGGAGGSAGRRWYFSREQLDRSPSRRAGLDPDKELSYRQQAANLLQEMGQRLNVSQLTINTAIVYMHRFYMVQSFTQFHRNAVVPAALFLAAKVEEQPRKLEHVIKVARACLHPLEAPLEPKSEAYLQQAQDLVILESIILQTLGFEITIDHPHTHVVKCTQLVRASKDLAQTSYFMATNSLHLTTFSLQYTPPVVACVCIHLACKWSNWEIPVSTDGKHWWEYVDGTVTLELLDELTHEFLQILEKTPSRLKRIRNWRASQAARKSKADEHGDDESLSEQTILNMISRNNSSDMNIAGLMSMSTSSTAGAGAALPPSAESPSEQSSSDVSQQQEHWYPPPKLEPAQSHRTSESCGAEHPGQQDGAAYQKQGSKNTPAAKVSLKEYRAKHAEELAAQKRQLENMEANVRSQYAYAAQNLLVQQQREAQDRDPSPIILKIPIGGPENPEKGDKASALKLRLPVAGGAGDRPLPSKQEEIKMRIKVPAAGDRHGSSDESSGKSREHKEKHKGHSSNHHHHHHNHHSHKHFPPQLGAGPSGALAKRPGDSKHSGQPGAGPHKSYGPLSSSSSSSSSSSSSRKRPLPEEATTAAHEHQPKGSKASKGPGAPFPYPHLPTDGGGLPFAAAGKARGPHSKLDKGPSGANGHSSSQASDYQDTVNMLHSLLSAQGMQPTPPPAFDFHSYGELLNPPRPSSSARAAPSTDKPRPPPLPSEPPPPLPPLPK
- the CCNT1 gene encoding cyclin-T1 isoform X2, with protein sequence MHRFYMVQSFTQFHRNAVVPAALFLAAKVEEQPRKLEHVIKVARACLHPLEAPLEPKSEAYLQQAQDLVILESIILQTLGFEITIDHPHTHVVKCTQLVRASKDLAQTSYFMATNSLHLTTFSLQYTPPVVACVCIHLACKWSNWEIPVSTDGKHWWEYVDGTVTLELLDELTHEFLQILEKTPSRLKRIRNWRASQAARKSKADEHGDDESLSEQTILNMISRNNSSDMNIAGLMSMSTSSTAGAGAALPPSAESPSEQSSSDVSQQQEHWYPPPKLEPAQSHRTSESCGAEHPGQQDGAAYQKQGSKNTPAAKVSLKEYRAKHAEELAAQKRQLENMEANVRSQYAYAAQNLLVQQQREAQDRDPSPIILKIPIGGPENPEKGDKASALKLRLPVAGGAGDRPLPSKQEEIKMRIKVPAAGDRHGSSDESSGKSREHKEKHKGHSSNHHHHHHNHHSHKHFPPQLGAGPSGALAKRPGDSKHSGQPGAGPHKSYGPLSSSSSSSSSSSSSRKRPLPEEATTAAHEHQPKGSKASKGPGAPFPYPHLPTDGGGLPFAAAGKARGPHSKLDKGPSGANGHSSSQASDYQDTVNMLHSLLSAQGMQPTPPPAFDFHSYGELLNPPRPSSSARAAPSTDKPRPPPLPSEPPPPLPPLPK